In Fischerella sp. PCC 9605, the genomic window GTGGTGGCAAAAGTTTCTGACATCAGCGCCCTTTTCAGGAAAAGATTGAATCTATAGTCGATTGTAGAGATTTGGATTTGAGATTTTAGAAATGTAACATTCAAGGTTTGAAAAGACAGTCACAAGGTTAAGATTTATTAGAAGAACAGAAGTATTTTTGCTTAGCAGCAAGAATGACTGTAAGTCACGTTCTCAAAATCAGAGCATAGGAGGTCAGCGTGGAAGAGGGAAAAGAAAATAATCCCCAAACCAGCGACAAAGAGCGCACTGCGGATGAACAATCTTATGTAGAGGAAGCATCAAAGTTCATCCAAGAGACTTCGCTAGAAAAAATGCATGAAATAGCTGAAGCAGCACGACTCAAAAAACTCATGGAACCGCCGAAATGGGTATTGCCAGAAGATTAATAACTGCTTGGCAAAGTCCAGAGTCAAAAGTCAAGAGTCAAGTGTTTTGAACTCTGGACTCCGTTAATAGTTTCAGATTTCCATCGGTATGTTTGGTGTTCTAATTGCGATTCCAGAGATGTAACATAAAATCCACAATGTTAAACAGTATCTGGATCGATACCTAATTCTCGTAGTTTTGCTGCCAAGCGATCGCTTTTTTGCTTCTCCTGTTCAGCACGTTGCATTTCTTGTTCTGCAACTTCTTCGGGTGTTGGAACTAGTTGTCCTTCTGGTGTAAAAAAGCGTAATTCTTCTTGATATACCCCTAGGTATAAATTTAGCTGCTGACTCCACAACCACCCTTGAGGGTTGGGTTCGAGGGATTGATAACTACCACCAACCAAAACAAACCCAGCAAATTCTAAATTATTGGGGTTAAACCAAAAATATTCTGGTGTACGAAAGATGTCTTGGTAGATTTGTTTTTTCAAACCTTTATCAGTCGTTGCTGTTGAGTTGGAGAGTAATTCTACAATTACATTCGGATACTTGCCGTCTTCTTCCCAGACAACCCAACTTTTACGCGGTTTGCGTTCAGTTCCTAGTACCACAAAAAAATCAGGTCCTCGGAAATCAGAAGACTTCCGTTGATGTGGACTGTAATAGATGGTGAGATTACCTGCTGCAAAAAAGTCATTGCGGTTTCGCCACCACCACTCCAAGCATTTTAACAACAGCAGCATTTGCTGCAAATGTAAGTAAGTTTCCAACGGTGGTTCGTCACTATACAAATCACCAGGAGGAAATATAACATCTTCTGGGGTTTCAAAATCTTTGGCGACGGACATAGCTACAAGTTTTTAGGTGCTATAAATTTAGCGTAGCAGTTGCAGCAGTTGCGATCGCTGATATCTTCAAAACTGATGGGGGCGCTGCTGAATGCAGGAATGAATGAATTTATATAGGTATCACTTCATACCTTTGAGTATTTCAGGATTTCTTCTGAAATCGTGTTTGAGAAATCTACCACAGATGGAATTGGGAATTGGTAATAGGTAATTATATTCTCTATTACTCATTACCGACTGTCTCAAATAATCCTCTAGAGGGAGAAATGTCATGTCTAAGTCTCCCCATAATAAACTTGTCGTTATAAAGCTACTATGCCTTCTCAAACAGCACGCCTACTTCTAGACTATCTCCATCGCCACCAAACAGAAATGACAGACTTGTTAGAAAAGTTGGTCAAGGCAGAGTCCCCTTCTACCATACCAGCTGCACAACAAGAGGTATTGAGAATTATTCAGCAGGAGTTAGAACAAAGATACTACCGTGTACGATTTATTCCTGGGTATCAAACCGGAGGGCATTTGCTAGCTTTACCAAGAACGCGGCAGAAACATCAGCCTCTACAATTGCTCCTTGGACATTGCGACACCGTTTGGCCTCTCGGAACCCTAAAAAAGATGCCCGTCATCAAGCGTCAGGGGAAAATGTACGGGCCAGGAATTTATGATATGAAAGCCGGACTCGTACAAAGCATCTTTGCCTTAGAGGCAATTCAGGCAAACGAATTTACTCCCCAAGTACTACCAGTTATCTTAATTAATTCTGACGAAGAAATTGGCAGTAGGGAATCAACAGCGCACATCCGCCGAATAGCAAAAACAGCCGACCGTGCTTTTGTAATGGAACCATCCTTAGGTTCGGTGGGCAAACTAAAAACAAGGCGTAAAGGCATTGGTGAATTCACCATCCGAGTAATTGGCAAAGCTGCTCATGCGGGATTAGAGCCAGAAAAAGGCGCTAGTGCAATCCTTGAGCTTTCTTTTGTAATTCAGAAGTTATTTGCCCTCAACAATCCCCAAAGAGGTATTACCGTTAACGTCGGTACTATTAACGGTGGTGTTCGTCCGAATGTAGTTGCACCTGAAAGCCAAGCAACAGCAGAGGTACGGGTGTTATGCCAAGAGGATGCCCAACAGATTGAAGCTGCTATTTTTGCGTTGCAACCAACTACCCCTGGTACTCACTTCATCATCGAAGGTCGCATCGGTCGTCCGCCAATGGAAAAAACTTCAGGTAGCCAAAAGCTGTGGCAGCTTGCTCAAGCAACAGCTGGCGAGTTGGGAATTGAACTAGAGGAGGGAACAGCAGGCGGCGCTTCTGATGGTAATACGACCAGCCTCTACACCCCCACCTTAGATGGTTTGGGTGCAGTTGGCGATAATGCCCATGCTCTCGACGAGTTTGTCTATCTCGATCAGATGGTTCA contains:
- a CDS encoding Uma2 family endonuclease translates to MSVAKDFETPEDVIFPPGDLYSDEPPLETYLHLQQMLLLLKCLEWWWRNRNDFFAAGNLTIYYSPHQRKSSDFRGPDFFVVLGTERKPRKSWVVWEEDGKYPNVIVELLSNSTATTDKGLKKQIYQDIFRTPEYFWFNPNNLEFAGFVLVGGSYQSLEPNPQGWLWSQQLNLYLGVYQEELRFFTPEGQLVPTPEEVAEQEMQRAEQEKQKSDRLAAKLRELGIDPDTV
- a CDS encoding M20 family metallopeptidase, whose translation is MPSQTARLLLDYLHRHQTEMTDLLEKLVKAESPSTIPAAQQEVLRIIQQELEQRYYRVRFIPGYQTGGHLLALPRTRQKHQPLQLLLGHCDTVWPLGTLKKMPVIKRQGKMYGPGIYDMKAGLVQSIFALEAIQANEFTPQVLPVILINSDEEIGSRESTAHIRRIAKTADRAFVMEPSLGSVGKLKTRRKGIGEFTIRVIGKAAHAGLEPEKGASAILELSFVIQKLFALNNPQRGITVNVGTINGGVRPNVVAPESQATAEVRVLCQEDAQQIEAAIFALQPTTPGTHFIIEGRIGRPPMEKTSGSQKLWQLAQATAGELGIELEEGTAGGASDGNTTSLYTPTLDGLGAVGDNAHALDEFVYLDQMVQRSALLAQLLLEPQLI